A window of Choristoneura fumiferana chromosome 8, NRCan_CFum_1, whole genome shotgun sequence contains these coding sequences:
- the LOC141430081 gene encoding RNA-binding region-containing protein 3-like encodes MSKVLIIRHLPLALTLHEKEQLLKHFGAEKVWETSSKRNYTFASFCSVSAAQQSLSRLHQLEISQRRLVVEYSFEKEPITENNKEDEERSSLTTKHVKDFLRKLNAWNPSVDFYQPPTNYLKYKYPDITPKIVVNIIQALFSHKPLYIQTLHLMNKMCLPTPFTESEEAFEYFKETFREFFLDEIAEIPIPEVPTELSEPESEISSDEADRVQIPQPAINKRKHTLPVTRKRPAAVLKTAVLPKVKKQAVNQEEVFDTITPVQEPKKISLVVHRDALQKPTEETEVVGELGKFQKEEQTVEEDNPAAEPDLPTITRKELLQNRISHSDMKVMKVFKNYHPGPPSMRLYIKNLAKTVTEQDLKRIYKRYIEGVTEEEQIGFDVRVMQEGRMKGQAFVTFPSQRMAEKALNETNGYMLKEKPMVVQFARAANKTMQ; translated from the coding sequence ATGTCTAAAGTATTAATAATCAGACACCTTCCTCTGGCACTTACCCTTCATGAAAAGGAGCaacttttaaaacattttgGAGCCGAAAAAGTGTGGGAAACCTCTTCTAAAAGAAATTACACTTTCGCATCATTTTGTTCAGTGAGCGCAGCGCAACAATCTCTAAGTCGCCTGCACCAACTAGAAATATCTCAGCGAAGACTCGTCGTCGAGTATTCGTTTGAAAAAGAACCAATAACTGAAAACAATAAAGAGGATGAAGAACGTAGTTCGCTCACAACCAAACacgtaaaagattttttaagaaaattgaATGCTTGGAACCCCTCTGTAGACTTCTATCAGCCCCCAACAAActacttgaaatataaatatccCGATATCACCCCGAAAATTGTTGTAAATATAATACAGGCCCTGTTTTCACATAAACCTCTGTACATTCAAACTTTACACTTAATGAACAAAATGTGCCTTCCCACACCTTTCACAGAGAGTGAAGAAGCTTTTGAATACTTCAAGGAGACATTCAGAGAATTCTTTCTTGATGAAATAGCTGAAATACCCATACCAGAGGTACCAACTGAATTAAGTGAGCCAGAATCCGAAATATCTAGTGATGAAGCAGACAGAGTGCAAATACCCCAACCCGCAATCAATAAGAGAAAACATACTCTACCTGTAACAAGGAAAAGACCAGCTGCAGTGCTAAAGACTGCTGTTTTACCAAAAGTTAAAAAGCAAGCAGTAAACCAAGAAGAGGTGTTTGACACAATCACACCAGTACAAGAACCGAAGAAGATATCACTAGTTGTCCATCGGGATGCTCTACAAAAACCAACAGAGGAAACCGAAGTGGTTGGGGAACTAGGGAAGTTCCAAAAAGAGGAACAAACGGTTGAAGAAGACAATCCTGCCGCTGAACCAGACCTACCAACTATAACAAGGAAAGAACTACTACAAAATAGGATATCACACAGTGACATGAAAGTAATGAAAGTATTCAAGAATTACCACCCCGGACCTCCGTCAATGAGGCTTTATATAAAAAACTTAGCTAAAACGGTAACAGAGCAGGATTTAAAGAGAATCTACAAGAGATATATTGAAGGTGTTACGGAAGAAGAGCAGATTGGGTTTGATGTGCGAGTCATGCAGGAGGGAAGGATGAAAGGGCAAGCGTTTGTGACGTTTCCATCACAAAGGATGGCAGAAAAAGCACTGAATGAGACAAATGGATACATGTTGAAGGAGAAGCCAATGGTTGTGCAATTTGCCAGGGCTGCTAATAAAACTAtgcaatga
- the hoip gene encoding NHP2-like protein 1 hoip — MSEAEAAVNPKAYPLADAPLTAKMLNLVQQAANYKQLRKGANEATKTLNRGLAEFIVMAADAEPLEIVLHIPLLCEDKNVPYVFVRSKQALGRACGVSRPIVACSITINEGSQLKPQIQSVQQEIERLLV, encoded by the exons ATG AGCGAAGCCGAAGCCGCAGTAAACCCGAAAGCGTACCCTCTGGCCGACGCGCCATTGACGGCCAAAATGCTGAACCTGGTCCAACAAGCCGCTAACTACAAGCAGCTGCGAAAAGGCGCAAACGAGGCCACCAAGACCCTCAACAGAGGCCTCGCTGAGTTCATAGTCATGGCTGCTGATGCCGAGCCCCTAGAAATCGTTTTACACATTCctttgctgtgcgaggataagAATGTTCCATATGTGTTTGTGCGGTCAAAGCAAGCCCTGGGCCGCGCCTGTGGGGTCTCTCGCCCCATCGTTGCCTGCTCTATCACTATTAACGAGGGATCACAGCTCAAGCCTCAGATCCAGAGTGTACAGCAAGAAATTGAAAGACTATTAGTGTAA
- the Alg1 gene encoding ALG1, chitobiosyldiphosphodolichol beta-mannosyltransferase — MTEAPPRRSAKVIVLGDIGRSPRMQYHALSLANTGLKVNIIGYADTAPLPEVLEHELITITKLHPLIFNRGPKIIQYGTKALWQAISLLLTLFVTGKCHYLLCQNPPAIPTLPVCRFYCLVTRTKFIIDWHNYAYSIMALASPNRALLKLATAIERYFGQSADHNMCVTYAMNSDLILNWGIKAKVLYDRPPRIFHPITLEEKHQWFLKISQQYSEFSCPGRELLNHPAGDSVTKTAFTNFVNNRVEARLDAPGLLFSSTSWTPDEDFEILMDALQVYETSFEARKNLPKLICVITGKGPMKQHYIEQIVSKNWQHIKVVTPWLEACDYPTMVASADLGVCLHTSSSGLDLPMKIVDMFGAGLPVCAYEFNCIDELVKHGVNGYTFKSSDDLAKQIVGWFEGFPNNEEQNTVAAAMRKQLEIFQMSRWEANWDLRVKEFFT, encoded by the exons ATGACAGAGGCACCACCACGAAGGAGTGCTAAAGTCATAGTACTCGGAGACATCGGCCGAAGTCCCCGGATGCAATATCACGCGTTGTCGCTCGCTAATACtggtttaaaagtaaatataattgGTTACGCGGACACCGCACCGCTGCCTGAGGTACTGGAGCACGAGCTAATTACTATAACTAAGCTGCACCCATTAATATTCAATAGAGGGCCGAAGATAATACAGTACGGAACGAAAGCATTATGGCAGGCGATAAGTTTATTATTGACCTTATTTGTGACCGGAAAATGCCATTATCTACTTTGTCAAAACCCTCCAGCGATCCCTACTTTGCCAGTTTGCAGGTTTTACTGTTTAGTAACTAGAACAAAGTTTATAATTGACTGGCATAACTATGCATACTCTATAATGGCCCTCGCCTCTCCAAATCGAGCATTATTGAAGCTAGCTACAGCGATAGAAAGATATTTTGGACAGTCTGCTGATCATAATATGTGTGTGACTTATGCTATGAATTCAGATTTAATCCTGAATTGGGGTATCAA AGCAAAAGTCCTCTATGACCGACCTCCCAGAATTTTCCATCCTATAACCTTAGAAGAAAAGCACCAGTGGTTCCTCAAGATAAGTCAGCAGTACTCCGAGTTCAGCTGTCCAGGAAGGGAGCTACTGAACCATCCTGCTGGAGACTCGGTCACCAAAACTGCCTTTACTAACTTTGTGAACAACAGAGTTGAAGCCAGGTTGGATGCACCTGGTTTGTTGTTTAGTAGCACGAGTTGGACTCCAGATgaagattttgaaattttaatggaTGCATTACAAG tataTGAAACATCATTTGAAGCAAGAAAAAATCTGCCTAAACTTATTTGCGTGATTACGGGCAAAGGCCCCATGAAGCAACATTACATCGAGCAGATTGTATCCAAAAACTGGCAACACATAAAAGTTGTTACCCCGTGGCTGGAGGCTTGTGATTACCCCACTATGGTGGCCAGCGCCGATTTGGGTGTCTGTTTACACACCAGCTCATCAGGACTAGATTTACCAATGAAGATTGTGGACATGTTTGGAGCTGGGTTGCCAGTTTGTGCATATGAATTTAATTG TATTGATGAATTGGTGAAACATGGAGTAAACGGATACACATTTAAAAGCAGTGACGATCTTGCCAAGCAGATAGTTGGATGGTTTGAGGGTTTCCCAAATAATGAGGAGCAGAACACAGTAGCAGCAGCAATGAGGAAACAGCTGGAAATATTCCAGATGTCCCGGTGGGAAGCCAACTGGGACCTTAGAGTTAAAGAATTTTTCACATGA